The Bacillota bacterium genome has a segment encoding these proteins:
- a CDS encoding ROK family protein, which produces MRVLTAGVDIGGSHVSAGIVDPRGWNIVSRWYAPLGEARGPGDVAAAVAKVLSGCLGDFRDSASAVGAFQLSGVGIGVPALIRWPGCRVTVAPNLGWRDVDIQPILVSAITAARLPVSAERVLIENDANLAALGEWSAGAARGAKVAVCITLGTGIGGGIVVDGKVFRGAYGLAGEIGHLKVAPSGGSRGEPCGCGGKGCLEAVSSGSAIVRRAIEAGVPGIQREAGAKQVFDAARKGNAEAARIIREAGQYLGIGLAHVACVLDPDVIVLGGAMAAAWDAIVEPAIREMKTLLPVDAGVRVESAALGPDAGIIGGAALCFAPADLC; this is translated from the coding sequence GTGAGGGTACTGACCGCCGGCGTGGATATCGGCGGGTCGCATGTTTCGGCAGGCATTGTCGACCCCCGGGGGTGGAACATCGTTTCGCGCTGGTACGCCCCGCTCGGAGAGGCGCGCGGACCCGGAGACGTGGCCGCCGCCGTCGCGAAGGTCCTCAGCGGGTGTCTGGGCGATTTCCGTGATAGCGCAAGTGCGGTCGGAGCCTTTCAACTCTCGGGAGTAGGCATAGGCGTACCCGCACTCATCCGGTGGCCAGGGTGCAGGGTTACAGTGGCCCCGAACCTCGGCTGGCGGGACGTTGACATACAACCCATTCTGGTTTCCGCGATTACCGCTGCGCGACTTCCGGTGAGCGCGGAGCGGGTGCTCATCGAGAACGACGCCAACCTCGCGGCGCTCGGCGAATGGAGCGCGGGGGCCGCCCGCGGTGCGAAGGTGGCAGTGTGCATTACCCTCGGTACAGGTATTGGCGGTGGCATCGTCGTGGACGGGAAGGTATTCCGAGGCGCTTACGGCCTGGCGGGGGAGATAGGCCACCTCAAGGTGGCGCCCAGCGGCGGGTCTCGCGGTGAACCTTGCGGTTGTGGAGGGAAGGGCTGTCTCGAGGCCGTTTCGTCCGGCTCCGCGATAGTGAGACGGGCTATCGAGGCAGGTGTCCCGGGCATACAGCGGGAGGCGGGCGCGAAGCAGGTGTTCGATGCTGCCCGGAAGGGGAACGCGGAGGCGGCGAGAATCATCCGCGAAGCGGGCCAGTACCTCGGTATCGGGCTCGCCCATGTAGCGTGCGTCCTGGACCCGGATGTCATCGTGCTCGGTGGAGCGATGGCCGCCGCGTGGGATGCAATCGTCGAACCCGCGATACGGGAGATGAAGACTCTACTGCCTGTTGACGCGGGGGTCCGGGTGGAGAGTGCCGCCCTGGGACCCGACGCTGGTATAATCGGCGGGGCGGCGCTGTGTTTCGCCCCGGCGGATTTGTGCTAG
- a CDS encoding HAD family hydrolase has product MPLVVFGGISTDVDAVLFDKDGTLFDAVALWKELGRERLRLIALSGAAPGAVSLAAKAMGFEPETGVADRSGPLALATWRDEAIAVATGLYLAGFPWTRARRIAVEAYERAEREIDISRVTALLPGVAGSLRSLANAGVVTAVVTTDSRERSQRMLECAGIRDLVKAIVGSEDFSRSKPDPEPLLKACTILGVSPERCAYVGDSPSDMIAAANAGMCVRAAVLTGTGDAGSLAPLSSVVLESVAGIRPATDTRPATGTRRTTTARPAATTRPAAGG; this is encoded by the coding sequence ATGCCACTCGTGGTTTTCGGTGGGATTTCCACGGATGTCGACGCGGTGTTGTTCGACAAGGATGGGACGCTGTTCGATGCGGTCGCCCTGTGGAAGGAGCTCGGGCGTGAGCGGCTGCGGCTGATCGCCCTCTCGGGCGCCGCGCCCGGCGCCGTATCCTTGGCGGCTAAAGCGATGGGGTTTGAACCGGAAACAGGGGTTGCGGACAGGTCCGGGCCGCTCGCACTGGCGACCTGGCGCGACGAGGCCATCGCAGTCGCAACAGGCCTCTACCTGGCGGGATTCCCGTGGACAAGGGCGCGCCGCATCGCGGTCGAGGCCTACGAGCGGGCCGAGAGGGAGATAGACATCTCGCGCGTTACCGCTTTGCTCCCCGGGGTCGCCGGTTCCCTGCGCTCACTGGCGAATGCCGGGGTCGTCACCGCCGTGGTCACCACCGATAGCCGCGAGAGGTCACAGCGCATGCTGGAGTGCGCCGGCATACGGGATCTCGTGAAGGCGATAGTGGGTTCGGAAGACTTCTCGCGATCAAAACCCGATCCGGAACCCCTGCTCAAGGCGTGTACCATCCTCGGCGTTTCACCCGAGCGGTGCGCCTACGTGGGGGATTCACCCAGCGACATGATCGCGGCGGCGAATGCCGGCATGTGTGTGCGCGCGGCGGTCCTCACGGGGACTGGAGACGCGGGCTCGCTTGCCCCGCTTTCCAGCGTGGTACTTGAGTCGGTTGCCGGCATACGGCCGGCCACAGACACTCGGCCTGCGACAGGCACACGGAGGACCACCACCGCACGACCGGCTGCCACTACACGGCCGGCCGCCGGCGGGTGA
- a CDS encoding EamA family transporter — translation MDDSLDIERAVESRAPGLLKGGGFTGYASAFLAGSVWGTTGLFVRFLQGSGMDALSIVLWRTAISSHGLLLFFLLFNRRMLSVERRDIPFVVMTGVFSVVLTQYTFIYAVTHTSLAIAVILNYTAPLFVTLISRVVFGEPITLRKAGALSISAAGLVLILGLYDPPAIGSGSTVAFVVGLASGFFYAVQSLMSKKLVSKYHPLTANAWAMCAGGWALFAVGRLSGTPMTVPASAPARVAMALFAMGPGTLAFYFFLSSLRSIHTSHASIMAMIEPVSAALLGFVFLGEPLAPPQVAGMTAVLVAIVLVSTERQRAEPALDSPAR, via the coding sequence TTGGACGATTCCTTGGATATTGAGAGAGCAGTCGAATCGAGGGCGCCCGGGCTTCTCAAGGGCGGTGGGTTCACCGGTTACGCATCAGCGTTCCTGGCGGGTTCGGTCTGGGGTACTACCGGGCTGTTCGTGCGTTTCCTCCAGGGCTCCGGGATGGACGCACTGTCCATCGTCCTCTGGCGTACGGCGATCTCCTCACACGGCTTGCTCCTGTTCTTCCTCCTATTCAACCGCCGGATGCTGAGCGTCGAGCGCCGTGACATCCCGTTCGTCGTGATGACGGGCGTGTTCAGCGTGGTGCTCACTCAGTACACGTTCATCTACGCAGTGACTCACACGAGTCTGGCCATAGCGGTGATACTGAACTACACCGCGCCGCTCTTCGTCACCCTGATCTCGCGCGTGGTGTTCGGTGAGCCTATCACCCTGAGGAAGGCCGGGGCGTTGTCGATCTCGGCTGCAGGACTGGTGCTGATACTCGGCCTCTATGACCCACCCGCCATCGGGAGCGGTTCGACGGTCGCATTCGTGGTGGGTCTGGCGTCCGGATTTTTTTACGCGGTCCAGTCCCTGATGTCCAAGAAGCTCGTATCGAAGTACCACCCGCTCACCGCCAACGCGTGGGCGATGTGCGCGGGGGGTTGGGCGCTATTCGCCGTCGGCCGGCTTAGCGGGACCCCGATGACGGTGCCGGCCAGCGCGCCGGCGCGGGTGGCGATGGCGCTGTTCGCCATGGGTCCTGGGACACTGGCGTTCTACTTCTTCCTTTCGAGCCTCCGATCGATCCACACCAGCCATGCCTCGATAATGGCGATGATCGAGCCTGTCTCCGCCGCCCTGCTCGGGTTCGTATTCCTTGGAGAGCCCCTCGCCCCCCCACAGGTGGCCGGGATGACGGCCGTACTCGTGGCCATAGTCCTAGTGTCCACCGAAAGGCAGCGCGCCGAGCCAGCGCTGGATAGTCCCGCGCGATAG
- a CDS encoding SAM-dependent DNA methyltransferase — protein MLANLHEKRRRRSNELEVLDLEDARRTIETLLKQGLATATAEEWASLIYGVCRRFACAYEVRPPRIHNGVHTGGPVTRAGHWAWLDDRTLFTCPESWAWTIASLTPDFGPREKGAVSTAPALARYMCSLALDAWCAGEDRDQARFRESGSLPTIVDPAVGGGAFVLAMASEMANRSGDDGRAFRQAAVRRMTGVDVDPVCVTSARAASWLYSLAGAGVGEPAVAPVYHGDSLLEPPGWWSSGPGEQGSFDILVANPPYVRQELIGDERKAALTRAYPGFSGRCDIYVYFFALAAALLKEGGVAAIVCPVSWLDVAYGKCVKEFMLDRFEIEDIIASDDARWFHGASVNAQVVVLRKNAAGARLGVARFARAGGGLGGEPLSIVSSRAVAQRLLDPAEKWGTYLRAPEPYFALMEATGGRLCRLGDLATVSFGTKTGANEFFYLRDVSETAAGTRFIGELDGRASRSGLRAVQPVSGFDRNRVFALESSCLTPAVKSLREVKGYRVRPEGLRIRAFATPPDEADLPPFAREYIRRGEMAGYSSRPTCRSRNPWYRLSSPPAGILYAMSWGSRMGAVLCPRGTIFDARLYGIEARVGVDVLALAAAVNATLTWLFTEVSGRPMTGSLPLLDIKIYEVEQLPVLDLRRLDSDGLDSLRAAMNRLLGRPLLDIREEVLQQDRRELDELVLTLAGYPPARAQALAAEVADAVATMVAMRISKSERVLE, from the coding sequence ATGCTGGCGAATCTGCACGAAAAACGACGGCGGCGATCCAATGAGCTGGAGGTCCTGGACCTGGAGGACGCGCGGAGGACAATCGAGACCCTCCTGAAGCAGGGCCTGGCGACGGCCACGGCGGAGGAATGGGCTTCGCTGATTTATGGCGTGTGCAGGCGGTTTGCCTGCGCATACGAGGTCCGGCCGCCGCGAATCCACAACGGCGTCCATACCGGCGGGCCGGTCACGCGAGCGGGCCACTGGGCATGGCTCGATGACCGCACGCTGTTCACCTGCCCCGAGTCGTGGGCATGGACGATCGCCTCGCTCACACCCGATTTCGGCCCCAGGGAGAAAGGCGCCGTAAGTACGGCGCCGGCTCTGGCGCGGTACATGTGCTCGCTAGCCCTCGATGCGTGGTGCGCGGGCGAGGACCGGGACCAGGCGCGATTCCGTGAAAGTGGTTCCCTTCCCACGATTGTCGACCCCGCCGTGGGCGGCGGGGCTTTCGTCCTGGCGATGGCTTCCGAGATGGCGAACAGGTCGGGGGACGACGGCAGGGCCTTCCGTCAGGCAGCCGTACGGCGAATGACGGGGGTAGATGTGGACCCCGTGTGCGTCACCTCCGCACGGGCGGCGTCCTGGTTATACAGCCTGGCAGGCGCGGGCGTGGGTGAGCCGGCGGTAGCCCCTGTCTACCATGGTGACAGCCTTCTGGAGCCACCCGGCTGGTGGTCGTCGGGGCCCGGCGAGCAGGGTTCATTCGACATACTCGTGGCCAACCCGCCGTACGTGAGGCAGGAGCTCATCGGGGACGAGCGCAAGGCCGCGCTCACCCGGGCCTACCCGGGGTTCAGCGGCCGCTGTGACATCTATGTCTACTTCTTCGCGCTAGCGGCCGCTCTCCTGAAGGAGGGCGGCGTGGCCGCGATTGTGTGCCCTGTGTCCTGGCTGGACGTTGCGTACGGGAAGTGCGTGAAGGAGTTCATGCTGGACCGGTTCGAAATCGAGGACATCATCGCTTCCGACGACGCACGGTGGTTCCACGGCGCGTCCGTCAATGCCCAGGTCGTGGTGTTGCGGAAGAACGCCGCGGGGGCTCGTCTCGGAGTGGCGCGGTTCGCGCGGGCCGGTGGCGGACTGGGGGGCGAACCGCTTTCGATCGTCTCGTCCCGCGCGGTGGCGCAACGACTCCTCGATCCGGCGGAGAAATGGGGGACCTATTTGAGGGCCCCCGAGCCGTACTTCGCGCTGATGGAGGCGACAGGCGGGCGCCTGTGCCGACTCGGCGACCTCGCTACCGTCTCGTTCGGGACCAAGACAGGGGCGAACGAGTTCTTCTACCTGAGGGACGTGAGCGAGACGGCCGCGGGAACGCGATTCATCGGCGAGCTCGACGGCCGGGCGTCGCGCTCCGGACTCCGCGCGGTACAGCCCGTCTCCGGCTTCGACCGCAACAGGGTTTTCGCCCTCGAATCCTCGTGTCTCACCCCGGCCGTGAAGTCCCTGCGCGAGGTGAAGGGATACCGCGTTCGCCCGGAGGGCCTCCGCATCAGAGCGTTCGCGACGCCTCCGGATGAGGCGGACCTTCCTCCCTTCGCGCGCGAGTACATAAGGCGCGGGGAGATGGCGGGATACTCCTCCAGGCCGACGTGCCGCTCGAGGAATCCGTGGTATCGCCTCAGCTCTCCCCCCGCCGGCATCCTGTACGCCATGTCGTGGGGGAGTCGCATGGGCGCCGTGCTGTGCCCGCGGGGGACGATATTCGACGCCCGCCTGTACGGGATCGAGGCGCGCGTGGGGGTGGACGTGCTCGCCCTGGCGGCCGCAGTCAATGCCACGCTCACGTGGCTGTTCACCGAGGTGTCGGGCCGCCCTATGACCGGAAGCCTCCCGCTACTCGATATCAAGATTTACGAGGTAGAGCAACTCCCCGTCCTTGACCTGAGGCGCCTGGACAGCGACGGACTGGACAGCCTCAGGGCCGCGATGAACAGGCTCCTCGGCCGCCCGCTCCTCGACATCCGCGAAGAGGTGCTGCAGCAGGACAGGCGCGAACTCGACGAGCTCGTCCTCACGCTCGCAGGGTATCCACCTGCGCGGGCGCAGGCGCTTGCCGCTGAGGTGGCGGACGCCGTCGCCACGATGGTGGCCATGAGGATATCCAAGTCGGAGCGGGTACTCGAATGA
- a CDS encoding N-6 DNA methylase: MSGGLRLTTPEAEALLAIRARFLRLMSRVADCTIICGRGAGSASTCAGPAGDICRLAPGFHRMPRFEIANLLLSGRGPSTTPLDGPALGLPPESALSVWDGGDGAADLAILAESCGGRRSRRLKGAYYTAPAAVRLMARLALWAHLHDGAGNGARDYLAEWVGGGTPDPLPSGLQALLSRIRILDPACGSGAFLLGALDELRRLSPAGTSSGRIVAENLFGVDSDPVAVAACRHALWLVASGDGSCPFDISVNVECGDSLLWGGSGSGNAGGPARAGGYDIVLANPPYVRHEFIPGGVKSRLQSEFPGFSARSDLYVYFFGLLERLLRKGGVAAVICPTAWMYVGYGAQFSSFLVERFEVIAVIRSEVERWFPQASVDAGIVLLRKPAAACPPASQPTAFVRLMQPLADQGWGSLAGALDSGARSEPGGARGLFDLTLADCRGLGAGKWGCVFHPAPLRELYDDGRNLCRLGDVATVKRGFTTGANDFFYVIDLGDARGGPENGPGRCGGRLRMVKPSGVRGEGPVFQIPAAMLRPLIKSPREVSGYMARPDTLRYRVLALSPGSLRDCGDAQSRGHPGCGGPAALVMWGEERGFNRRPTCAARSPWWSLRMPASPPVVWAMTIRERFFAAVNCGAQVDARLYGVYPAKGVDPMVLAAVLNSSIVALQAEQSCRTYGGGGGPLDTKVYEVCEFLIPHPGAIPWLETDRIVEAFREMLRRDVLPAREEAAMPDRARLDEAVLRAAGVGRDRVPDLAKAVRDALCESVAFRTSRARRVISTM, from the coding sequence ATGAGCGGGGGGCTGCGGTTGACCACCCCCGAAGCGGAGGCATTGCTTGCCATCAGGGCGCGGTTCCTGCGGCTGATGTCTCGTGTCGCGGACTGCACGATCATCTGCGGGCGCGGCGCGGGTAGCGCTTCCACTTGCGCCGGCCCTGCTGGAGACATCTGCCGCCTCGCGCCGGGATTTCACCGGATGCCTCGCTTCGAAATCGCGAACTTGCTCCTATCGGGAAGGGGCCCGTCCACGACCCCGCTCGACGGCCCAGCGCTCGGCCTCCCGCCGGAGTCGGCCCTGAGTGTCTGGGATGGGGGTGACGGCGCCGCGGACCTGGCGATCCTCGCGGAGTCCTGCGGCGGCCGCCGGAGCAGGCGGCTCAAGGGCGCGTACTACACCGCCCCCGCGGCGGTGAGGCTGATGGCTCGGCTTGCGCTGTGGGCTCATTTGCACGACGGTGCCGGTAACGGCGCCCGCGACTACCTGGCGGAATGGGTTGGCGGCGGGACGCCCGATCCACTGCCGTCCGGCTTGCAGGCGCTGTTGAGCAGGATCCGGATTCTCGATCCCGCGTGCGGGTCGGGCGCGTTCCTCCTCGGAGCCCTTGACGAACTCCGCAGGCTCTCTCCCGCCGGGACGTCTTCCGGCAGAATAGTAGCGGAAAACCTGTTCGGGGTCGATTCGGATCCCGTGGCCGTCGCGGCGTGCCGGCACGCCCTCTGGCTCGTCGCGTCCGGGGATGGGAGTTGCCCGTTCGACATCTCCGTCAACGTCGAGTGCGGGGACAGCCTTCTGTGGGGAGGCTCCGGATCTGGTAACGCGGGCGGCCCGGCGCGGGCCGGTGGCTACGACATCGTTCTCGCCAATCCTCCCTACGTGAGGCACGAATTCATCCCCGGGGGCGTAAAATCCCGCCTGCAAAGCGAGTTCCCCGGGTTCTCCGCGCGGTCCGACCTCTATGTCTACTTCTTCGGCCTGCTCGAGCGGCTACTCCGTAAGGGCGGCGTTGCGGCCGTCATCTGTCCCACGGCATGGATGTACGTCGGGTACGGCGCGCAGTTTTCCTCGTTCCTGGTCGAGCGGTTCGAGGTGATAGCCGTGATCCGGTCCGAGGTGGAGCGGTGGTTCCCGCAAGCCAGCGTGGACGCAGGCATAGTGCTGCTCCGAAAACCCGCCGCGGCGTGCCCTCCCGCATCCCAGCCCACGGCGTTCGTCAGACTGATGCAACCGCTGGCGGACCAGGGGTGGGGCTCGTTGGCCGGGGCGCTTGACTCCGGCGCTCGAAGCGAACCCGGCGGCGCCCGAGGGCTCTTCGATCTCACGCTTGCCGACTGCCGCGGGCTCGGCGCGGGCAAGTGGGGGTGCGTCTTTCACCCCGCGCCGCTCCGGGAGCTCTACGATGACGGCCGGAATCTTTGCAGGCTCGGTGACGTCGCCACGGTCAAGAGGGGGTTTACTACGGGGGCGAACGATTTCTTCTATGTGATCGACCTGGGCGACGCCCGAGGCGGGCCGGAGAACGGCCCAGGTCGTTGCGGGGGCCGCCTCCGGATGGTGAAGCCTTCGGGCGTGCGCGGGGAGGGACCCGTTTTCCAGATCCCCGCGGCGATGCTGCGCCCCCTCATCAAGTCGCCGCGCGAGGTGTCGGGGTACATGGCCAGGCCCGACACCCTTCGGTACAGGGTTCTCGCGTTGAGTCCCGGGTCGCTGCGTGACTGCGGGGACGCGCAGAGTCGCGGGCACCCGGGGTGCGGGGGACCGGCAGCGCTCGTCATGTGGGGCGAAGAACGGGGTTTCAACAGGAGGCCGACCTGCGCGGCCAGGTCGCCGTGGTGGTCGTTGAGGATGCCCGCCTCGCCGCCGGTAGTCTGGGCGATGACTATCCGCGAGCGCTTCTTCGCGGCCGTCAACTGCGGTGCGCAGGTGGATGCCCGGCTCTACGGAGTCTACCCCGCGAAAGGGGTCGACCCCATGGTCCTCGCGGCGGTCCTCAACTCCAGCATTGTAGCCCTCCAGGCGGAGCAGTCGTGCAGGACGTACGGGGGTGGAGGTGGTCCCCTCGACACAAAGGTGTACGAGGTCTGCGAGTTCCTCATACCTCATCCTGGGGCGATCCCGTGGCTGGAGACGGACCGCATCGTGGAGGCTTTCCGGGAAATGCTGCGGAGGGACGTGCTGCCCGCCCGGGAAGAGGCTGCGATGCCCGACCGCGCCCGCCTCGACGAGGCGGTGCTGCGAGCGGCCGGTGTGGGTCGCGACAGGGTTCCGGACCTGGCGAAAGCGGTGCGGGACGCGCTTTGTGAGAGCGTGGCCTTCCGCACATCGCGTGCGAGGCGGGTCATCTCGACGATGTGA
- a CDS encoding cupin domain-containing protein, translating to MLGGSIRAKRLEKELSLRDVAQKTGLTASFLSQVERDLAEPSITSLRKIAEALEVPIFYFLMDADDQSPVVRRNSRKVLRLPESRLTYELLSPDLNRKIEMVMGNLAVSGATCDTPLTHPGEECILVLEGQARIDVGASVFHLEPGDSIYYFGSIPHRVTNEGTGELVFVMAITPPVF from the coding sequence ATGCTCGGCGGCAGCATCAGGGCCAAGAGGCTTGAGAAAGAATTGAGCCTGAGGGACGTGGCGCAGAAAACGGGGCTCACCGCGAGTTTCCTGAGCCAGGTGGAACGGGATCTCGCCGAGCCGTCGATCACGTCGCTCCGAAAAATAGCGGAGGCCCTCGAAGTCCCGATATTCTACTTCCTGATGGATGCCGACGATCAGAGTCCCGTGGTGCGCAGGAATTCGAGGAAGGTCCTGCGGTTGCCGGAATCCAGACTCACTTACGAGCTCCTGTCACCGGACCTCAACAGGAAGATAGAGATGGTCATGGGCAATCTGGCCGTAAGCGGCGCCACCTGCGACACTCCATTGACTCACCCGGGTGAGGAGTGTATCCTCGTTCTTGAAGGACAAGCCAGGATCGATGTGGGAGCCAGTGTCTTCCACCTTGAACCAGGCGACAGCATCTATTATTTCGGCTCGATTCCGCACAGAGTAACCAACGAGGGAACCGGAGAACTGGTTTTCGTAATGGCAATTACCCCACCGGTGTTTTGA
- a CDS encoding energy-coupling factor transporter transmembrane protein EcfT has translation MVIASRAGRRGFLQHLDPRVKIISVTLISVATFAVSRLDAAAMLLAFIILLWVAGRLPTGLARRYARLAGTVGLLLFLMQSLFYPGVTPVVSPLTPSWVPLVGGAGRITAEGVRWGLLSVSRLAILVLSLPLLTATTQAGVLALGLVKLGLPYQTAFLTTMALNQVPSITCEAESIIEAHLLRGSTRFHAGGLVGRLKGYASIAVPLGVSCMRKAHLMGVAMDSRAFGVNEQRTYVTDISMKPLDWVFVALVLAVSLSATLWGRVGVWA, from the coding sequence ATGGTGATCGCCTCACGGGCGGGACGGCGCGGATTCCTGCAGCACCTCGACCCGAGGGTCAAGATAATCTCGGTAACGCTCATCAGTGTGGCCACGTTTGCGGTATCCCGCCTGGACGCGGCCGCGATGCTCCTCGCGTTCATCATCCTGTTATGGGTGGCCGGCAGGCTTCCCACCGGCCTTGCCAGGAGGTACGCTCGGCTGGCGGGGACGGTGGGCCTCCTCCTGTTCCTCATGCAATCGCTGTTCTATCCTGGCGTTACGCCCGTGGTTTCACCGTTGACCCCCTCGTGGGTCCCACTTGTCGGGGGGGCCGGCAGGATCACCGCCGAGGGCGTACGCTGGGGCCTCCTGTCGGTGTCCAGGCTGGCGATACTGGTACTGTCGCTGCCGTTGCTCACGGCCACTACCCAGGCGGGGGTTCTCGCCCTCGGACTCGTCAAGCTCGGCCTCCCGTACCAGACCGCGTTCCTCACTACAATGGCGCTCAACCAGGTGCCGTCGATCACCTGCGAGGCCGAATCGATAATCGAAGCGCACCTGCTGAGGGGCTCGACGAGGTTCCACGCGGGTGGCCTTGTGGGCCGGTTGAAAGGGTACGCCTCAATCGCGGTGCCCCTCGGCGTGAGCTGCATGCGAAAGGCGCATCTCATGGGCGTGGCCATGGACTCCAGAGCGTTCGGCGTGAACGAGCAGCGGACGTACGTAACCGACATATCCATGAAGCCTCTCGACTGGGTATTCGTCGCACTCGTGCTCGCTGTCTCACTCTCCGCGACCCTTTGGGGCAGGGTGGGGGTGTGGGCGTGA
- a CDS encoding ATP-binding cassette domain-containing protein, whose translation MNAIEVENVTYTYPDAPRPALEGVSIGIGRGRLVAVMGEGGSGKSTLLRLLNGIIPHALGGRMEGRVRVLGHDTPERSVAWLSQRVGMVLENPDVQLFTDTVRSEVAFGPENLGRPRDEILASIDWALDLVGLKGVEDRPPAELSGGQKQRLAIAAVLATRPEVLVLDEPTSQIDQPGAVSIFKSILRLKDELGLTIVVATNDVSSVAEFADEVIVLRGGRIAGTGTPARVFSDETLASTTGRPQTIRVALSLYARGLPCTDRPVRFAECRDTLAGLFQRRC comes from the coding sequence GTGAACGCGATCGAAGTAGAGAACGTCACGTACACCTACCCCGATGCCCCGAGACCCGCCCTGGAGGGGGTCTCGATAGGGATCGGGCGGGGCCGCCTCGTCGCCGTGATGGGTGAGGGTGGGTCGGGCAAGAGCACCCTCCTCAGGTTGCTCAACGGGATAATCCCCCACGCACTGGGCGGTCGGATGGAGGGACGTGTTCGCGTGCTCGGGCACGATACCCCGGAACGGTCCGTGGCCTGGCTTTCACAGAGGGTCGGGATGGTGCTCGAGAACCCCGACGTGCAGCTGTTCACCGACACGGTCCGTTCCGAGGTGGCCTTCGGTCCGGAGAACCTGGGCCGGCCGCGAGACGAGATATTGGCGTCGATCGACTGGGCGCTGGACCTGGTGGGCCTCAAGGGAGTGGAGGACAGACCCCCCGCGGAGCTATCGGGGGGACAGAAGCAGAGGCTTGCAATTGCGGCAGTACTCGCCACGAGGCCGGAAGTCCTCGTGCTTGACGAGCCGACTTCTCAGATAGACCAGCCGGGTGCGGTTTCGATATTCAAATCGATACTGAGACTGAAGGACGAACTGGGGTTGACCATCGTGGTCGCCACGAATGACGTTTCCAGCGTGGCCGAATTCGCGGACGAAGTAATAGTGCTGCGCGGTGGAAGGATTGCCGGGACGGGGACCCCCGCGAGGGTGTTTTCCGATGAAACGCTGGCCTCCACAACCGGGCGCCCCCAGACGATCAGAGTGGCGCTGTCTCTGTACGCGAGGGGCCTTCCGTGTACAGACCGGCCGGTCAGGTTCGCCGAATGCAGGGACACGCTCGCCGGTCTCTTTCAGAGGAGATGCTGA
- a CDS encoding ABC transporter ATP-binding protein, which yields MGPVLRVKGLGYSYSPGVTALAGIDLEAWSGEIVAIVGENGSGKTTLFKVIAGLLHPYRGTVEICGRDAASMSVPEIARLAGLVLQNPDVQLFSGTVRDEVAFGVKNAGLDEEQVARATQEAIRVTGLEGLEEEFPLALSRGMRGRVALASALAMNPPVLMLDEPTTGQDFNSLRRIADILRQFATMGGAALIATHNLEFVAENASRIVVMESGAIRMNGPTRWLMSLPDLLTQVDIVLPQVVRLDRGLFSGGRPVSLTVSELADKVEEEYRLNTQQDDAGEGDDAT from the coding sequence GTGGGTCCTGTGCTGAGGGTTAAAGGCCTCGGGTACTCCTACTCGCCGGGCGTGACTGCTCTCGCCGGGATAGACCTCGAGGCCTGGAGCGGTGAGATAGTAGCCATCGTCGGCGAGAACGGTTCCGGCAAGACGACGCTTTTCAAGGTCATCGCCGGCCTGCTCCACCCCTATCGTGGAACCGTCGAGATTTGCGGTCGCGATGCGGCCTCCATGTCCGTGCCGGAGATCGCGCGCCTGGCGGGACTCGTGCTGCAGAACCCCGACGTCCAGCTTTTTTCCGGAACGGTGCGCGACGAGGTCGCATTCGGGGTGAAGAACGCGGGGCTCGACGAGGAGCAAGTCGCACGCGCGACTCAGGAGGCGATCCGCGTCACTGGGCTGGAGGGGCTGGAGGAAGAGTTCCCGCTCGCGCTTTCGAGGGGAATGAGGGGGCGGGTGGCGCTGGCTTCCGCTCTGGCCATGAACCCGCCCGTCCTCATGCTGGACGAGCCCACGACGGGGCAGGACTTCAACTCGTTGAGGCGGATAGCGGACATCTTGAGGCAGTTCGCCACGATGGGTGGGGCCGCGCTCATCGCCACTCATAACCTCGAGTTCGTCGCGGAGAACGCGTCCAGGATCGTCGTCATGGAATCCGGCGCGATCAGGATGAACGGCCCAACGCGGTGGCTGATGTCGCTTCCGGACCTCCTTACCCAGGTCGATATAGTACTTCCACAGGTGGTTCGGCTGGACAGGGGCCTTTTCAGCGGAGGCCGGCCGGTTTCCCTGACGGTCAGCGAACTCGCCGACAAGGTAGAGGAAGAATACCGGCTCAATACGCAGCAGGACGATGCAGGAGAAGGAGATGACGCAACTTGA